Proteins from a genomic interval of Sporolactobacillus sp. Y61:
- a CDS encoding amino acid ABC transporter permease, with product MFSLVTGTITIDWELAAQSFWPLLQGGLVYTLPLAVISFFFGLIIAICMAIFRLSHNWLLQRIARVYISIIRGTPLLVQLAIIFYGLPDLGIRVSPFPGAIIALSLNVGGYAAETIRASILSVPRGQWEAGYTIGMGYAQTLRRIILPQAARVSIPPLSNTFIGLVKDTSLASTITVTELFRRAQEITATSYDFLLLYSEAALIYWLFCFVLSIIQGRIESRLDRFTERN from the coding sequence ATGTTTTCCCTTGTAACAGGCACGATCACCATAGACTGGGAGCTGGCTGCGCAGTCTTTCTGGCCGCTTCTGCAGGGAGGGTTAGTCTATACCCTGCCGCTGGCTGTGATTTCCTTTTTCTTCGGATTGATCATCGCAATTTGTATGGCCATTTTCCGTCTGTCGCATAATTGGCTGCTACAGCGTATTGCCCGGGTCTATATCTCAATTATTCGCGGGACTCCGCTGCTTGTTCAGCTGGCGATCATTTTCTACGGACTGCCTGATCTTGGAATCAGAGTCAGCCCCTTTCCGGGGGCAATCATTGCTCTGTCGCTGAATGTCGGCGGTTATGCAGCTGAGACGATCCGTGCTTCGATCCTTTCGGTGCCGAGGGGTCAGTGGGAAGCCGGCTATACAATTGGGATGGGTTATGCCCAGACGCTGCGTCGGATTATTTTGCCCCAGGCAGCTCGTGTGTCGATTCCGCCTTTGTCGAATACATTTATCGGTCTGGTTAAAGATACGTCACTGGCTTCCACGATTACGGTAACGGAGCTATTCCGGAGAGCTCAGGAAATTACCGCGACGAGTTATGATTTTCTGCTGCTCTATTCCGAAGCGGCGCTGATTTACTGGCTATTCTGTTTCGTGCTTTCCATTATACAGGGACGCATTGAGTCAAGACTCGACCGGTTTACGGAACGGAATTAA
- a CDS encoding NRAMP family divalent metal transporter, whose protein sequence is MNVAMGAAFLMAMSAVGPGFLTQTAAFTGQLGADFGFAILVCILVDIGVQLNIWRIIVISGKKAQTIANDLVPGLGFLLTVLIVIGGLTFNIGNVGGVGLSFNVLFGMTPENGALIGGIIALVIFLVRHALTVMDRTVQVLAVITVLLLVYILAVNAPPAGEAITHSFVPTTFDFYSIVTIVGGTVGGYISFSGGHRLLEGGLKGKESIPYINRGALTGISVASVVRIMLFLAALAVIADGYKLNPLNPAASIFQHSAGDFGYKFFGIILFAASLTSVLGSTFTSVSFLDYSKSEDNNSIFKRIRPYLIIFFIIFSTAVFYFIGNPAKVLVVVGAINGLILPIALAILLIAATRKKIMGKAYRHPLWLSIFGWIIVVFMAYAGIQSVIKGFSNLF, encoded by the coding sequence ATGAATGTGGCTATGGGAGCTGCCTTTCTCATGGCCATGTCGGCAGTGGGTCCCGGTTTTCTGACACAAACAGCAGCTTTTACCGGGCAGCTTGGCGCGGACTTTGGATTTGCCATATTAGTCTGTATTTTAGTGGACATAGGCGTTCAGCTGAATATCTGGCGGATCATCGTCATATCCGGGAAAAAAGCGCAGACGATTGCTAATGATCTGGTCCCCGGTCTCGGTTTTCTGCTGACGGTTCTGATTGTCATCGGCGGATTAACGTTCAATATTGGCAACGTTGGCGGTGTCGGCCTGAGCTTTAATGTACTCTTTGGCATGACACCGGAAAACGGGGCATTAATCGGCGGGATCATTGCTCTGGTGATTTTCCTTGTGCGTCATGCGTTAACGGTGATGGATCGGACTGTTCAGGTACTCGCCGTGATTACCGTTCTGTTACTGGTCTATATTCTGGCCGTCAATGCCCCTCCGGCGGGTGAAGCCATCACCCATTCATTTGTTCCGACAACTTTTGACTTTTATTCAATTGTCACCATTGTTGGCGGGACCGTCGGGGGGTATATCTCTTTCTCCGGTGGTCACCGGCTGCTCGAAGGTGGATTAAAGGGAAAAGAGAGTATTCCTTATATTAACCGTGGTGCTCTGACCGGGATCAGCGTTGCCTCTGTCGTCCGCATCATGCTGTTTCTGGCCGCATTAGCCGTAATCGCTGACGGATATAAACTCAATCCGCTTAATCCGGCGGCCAGTATTTTTCAACATTCTGCGGGGGACTTTGGCTATAAGTTCTTCGGCATCATTTTGTTTGCAGCCAGTCTGACCTCGGTTCTTGGGTCGACCTTTACATCAGTGTCCTTTCTGGATTATTCTAAATCTGAGGATAACAACAGTATTTTCAAAAGGATCCGTCCTTATCTGATTATTTTCTTTATCATCTTTTCGACCGCTGTTTTCTATTTTATTGGGAACCCGGCAAAAGTTCTCGTTGTTGTCGGTGCGATTAACGGGCTGATTCTTCCGATTGCTCTGGCAATTCTTCTGATTGCAGCGACCCGAAAGAAAATTATGGGGAAAGCTTACAGACATCCTCTGTGGCTCTCTATTTTCGGCTGGATTATTGTTGTGTTCATGGCCTATGCCGGCATTCAATCCGTGATCAAAGGGTTTTCGAATCTATTCT
- a CDS encoding transporter substrate-binding domain-containing protein, producing MKKLFTGIILIVLAAALAACGQDNGSDAGTGNLADQVRERGVLKVGTEGTYAPYTYHDSKSNKLVGFDVDVIREAGKRMGVKVAFNESNWDSLFAGLNAKRFDTIANDVGVTPDRQKKYDFSRAYSTSQSVIVTRKDNHKINALKDLKGVKVAQGLSSNYGEMTKKAGAVITGQDDLSKALKLVSQGRVEATVNDQGAVLQYFKTTGDKNLKIAAVIPSNAADIAFPVVKDSGLDKVLSEQLEAMKKDGTLKQISEKYFGKDISK from the coding sequence ATGAAGAAATTATTTACAGGCATCATACTTATTGTTCTGGCTGCAGCGCTTGCCGCATGTGGTCAGGACAACGGATCGGATGCAGGAACTGGAAATCTTGCCGATCAGGTCAGGGAGCGGGGCGTTCTCAAAGTTGGAACGGAAGGGACTTACGCGCCCTATACTTACCATGACAGTAAAAGCAATAAACTGGTCGGCTTTGACGTAGATGTGATCCGTGAAGCAGGAAAACGGATGGGTGTCAAAGTAGCATTTAATGAATCAAACTGGGATTCTCTTTTTGCCGGACTGAATGCGAAAAGATTCGATACGATTGCCAATGATGTCGGAGTGACGCCAGACCGTCAGAAAAAATATGACTTTTCAAGGGCATATTCGACATCACAGTCCGTCATTGTCACAAGAAAGGACAATCATAAAATAAATGCACTTAAAGATTTGAAGGGTGTCAAAGTTGCTCAGGGGTTATCAAGCAATTACGGTGAAATGACGAAAAAGGCAGGAGCGGTCATCACGGGTCAGGATGATTTGTCAAAAGCCCTGAAACTGGTCAGTCAGGGCAGAGTTGAAGCGACTGTTAACGATCAGGGAGCGGTCCTGCAGTACTTTAAAACAACAGGGGATAAGAATTTGAAGATAGCCGCCGTTATCCCGTCAAATGCAGCTGACATTGCTTTTCCGGTAGTGAAAGATAGCGGGCTGGATAAGGTGCTCTCAGAGCAGCTTGAAGCGATGAAGAAAGATGGGACATTAAAGCAGATATCCGAAAAATATTTCGGAAAGGATATCAGTAAATAA
- a CDS encoding amino acid ABC transporter ATP-binding protein codes for MLKVSGIEKSFSGKRVLKGIDFSLDEGKVLVIIGPSGSGKTTILRSLNLLEVPEKGQLQIDHLQVRFGQPINQKMIRTIRRKSAMVFQSFNLFPHKTVLENVIEGPVQVQKKPEKEAIQEANEILEKVGLGQHRDKYPYQLSGGQQQRVGIARAVALKPKLLLFDEPTSALDPELVSDVLGVMKNLAKDGWTMVIVTHELRFAGKVADEVLFVDDGMILERGTPEAVFNHPQHERTRQFLSRVLKNM; via the coding sequence CTGCTCAAGGTCAGCGGCATCGAAAAATCATTCTCAGGTAAACGGGTACTCAAGGGCATTGATTTCTCACTTGATGAGGGAAAGGTCCTGGTTATCATAGGCCCGTCCGGATCGGGGAAAACGACCATTCTGCGCAGTCTTAATCTGCTCGAGGTGCCGGAGAAGGGTCAGCTGCAGATTGATCATCTGCAGGTCAGATTCGGTCAGCCGATCAATCAGAAGATGATCAGAACCATCCGGCGTAAATCAGCCATGGTTTTCCAGAGTTTCAACCTGTTTCCGCATAAAACGGTCCTGGAAAATGTGATCGAGGGACCTGTCCAGGTCCAGAAGAAACCTGAAAAGGAAGCCATTCAGGAGGCAAATGAGATCCTGGAAAAAGTCGGTCTTGGGCAGCACAGGGATAAGTATCCGTATCAGCTTTCCGGCGGACAGCAGCAGCGGGTCGGTATTGCCCGGGCGGTTGCTCTAAAGCCGAAACTGCTGCTCTTTGACGAACCAACTTCTGCCCTGGATCCGGAACTGGTTTCCGATGTCCTGGGTGTCATGAAAAACCTGGCAAAAGACGGATGGACGATGGTCATTGTGACACATGAGCTGAGGTTTGCCGGAAAGGTAGCGGATGAAGTGCTGTTTGTTGATGACGGGATGATCCTGGAACGGGGGACGCCTGAAGCTGTTTTCAATCATCCGCAGCATGAACGGACCAGGCAATTCCTCAGCAGAGTGCTGAAAAATATGTAA